The Malus domestica chromosome 10, GDT2T_hap1 genome contains a region encoding:
- the LOC103436723 gene encoding carbonic anhydrase 2-like isoform X1 gives MFLFGHRINHVLIISGKKVDKMASQLAIQRLKNLLSEKEELDDVVAAKIEKLMAELQRPADGHFDPVQRIVDGFINFRVNKFEKYPDYYKELANGQSPKFLVFACSDSRVSPSHILSFQPGEAFMARNIANMVPAFSQLKHAGVGAVIEYAITQLLVTNILVIGHSRCGGIKRLMSHPEDNSVPFDFIDEWVKIGLPAKAKVIANGQGGTTFEEQCEDCAREAVNLSLINLQTYPYVQKALAENNLALKGGYYDFVHGVLELWDVESHISPPIILPAP, from the exons ATGTTTTTGTTTGGGCATAGAATAAATCATGTTCTGATTATTTCGG GAAAGAAAGTAGACAAAATGGCAAGCCAATTAGCTATTCAACGCCTGAAAAATCTCCTCAG TGAGAAGGAAGAGCTGGACGATGTGGTTGCTGCCAAAATTGAGAAGTTGATGGCTGAATTGCAAAGACCTGCAGATGGTCATTTCGACCCAGTTCAAAGGATTGTAGATGGCTTCATCAACTTCAGGGTCAACAAATTCGA AAAATACCCAGATTACTACAAGGAGCTTGCCAATGGACAAAGCCCCAAG TTTCTGGTATTTGCATGCTCG GACTCCCGAGTGAGCCCCTCACATATCCTTAGTTTCCAACCTGGGGAGGCCTTCATGGCTCGCAACATTGCAAACATGGTTCCTGCATTCAGTCAG CTGAAACACGCAGGAGTTGGAGCAGTTATAGAATATGCTATTACACAACTCCTG GTGACAAATATTTTGGTAATTGGACACAGTCGTTGTGGTGGGATAAAGAGGCTTATGAGTCACCCTGAGGATAACTCTGTTCCCTT TGACTTCATAGATGAATGGGTCAAAATTGGTTTACCCGCCAAGGCTAAGGTTATAGCAAATGGACAAGGTGGCACCACTTTCGAGGAACAATGTGAGGATTGTGCAAGG GAAGCAGTAAATTTGTCGCTAATAAACCTACAAACTTACCCTTACGTTCAAAAGGCGCTCGCAGAGAACAACCTAGCGCTCAAGGGTGGTTACTATGACTTTGTTCATGGGGTTTTGGAGCTATGGGACGTTGAGTCGCACATTTCACCTCCCATCATCCTACCAGCACCTTAA
- the LOC103436723 gene encoding carbonic anhydrase 2-like isoform X2: MASQLAIQRLKNLLSEKEELDDVVAAKIEKLMAELQRPADGHFDPVQRIVDGFINFRVNKFEKYPDYYKELANGQSPKFLVFACSDSRVSPSHILSFQPGEAFMARNIANMVPAFSQLKHAGVGAVIEYAITQLLVTNILVIGHSRCGGIKRLMSHPEDNSVPFDFIDEWVKIGLPAKAKVIANGQGGTTFEEQCEDCAREAVNLSLINLQTYPYVQKALAENNLALKGGYYDFVHGVLELWDVESHISPPIILPAP, translated from the exons ATGGCAAGCCAATTAGCTATTCAACGCCTGAAAAATCTCCTCAG TGAGAAGGAAGAGCTGGACGATGTGGTTGCTGCCAAAATTGAGAAGTTGATGGCTGAATTGCAAAGACCTGCAGATGGTCATTTCGACCCAGTTCAAAGGATTGTAGATGGCTTCATCAACTTCAGGGTCAACAAATTCGA AAAATACCCAGATTACTACAAGGAGCTTGCCAATGGACAAAGCCCCAAG TTTCTGGTATTTGCATGCTCG GACTCCCGAGTGAGCCCCTCACATATCCTTAGTTTCCAACCTGGGGAGGCCTTCATGGCTCGCAACATTGCAAACATGGTTCCTGCATTCAGTCAG CTGAAACACGCAGGAGTTGGAGCAGTTATAGAATATGCTATTACACAACTCCTG GTGACAAATATTTTGGTAATTGGACACAGTCGTTGTGGTGGGATAAAGAGGCTTATGAGTCACCCTGAGGATAACTCTGTTCCCTT TGACTTCATAGATGAATGGGTCAAAATTGGTTTACCCGCCAAGGCTAAGGTTATAGCAAATGGACAAGGTGGCACCACTTTCGAGGAACAATGTGAGGATTGTGCAAGG GAAGCAGTAAATTTGTCGCTAATAAACCTACAAACTTACCCTTACGTTCAAAAGGCGCTCGCAGAGAACAACCTAGCGCTCAAGGGTGGTTACTATGACTTTGTTCATGGGGTTTTGGAGCTATGGGACGTTGAGTCGCACATTTCACCTCCCATCATCCTACCAGCACCTTAA